In Desulfobacterales bacterium, the genomic stretch TCCAGAACAGCGAAGTTGTTTTTTGAACCGAGAATCTTACGTATTTCGCTGTTAAACGGCTCAAAATAATAGCGCTCTTTATCCGGCAGGATCCTGAAATCCTGCTCCCGCACGATCAGATAATCAATGGAGTTGTTCCGACAGAACTCGCGGACATCGTCCGGCTCCGCAGCATAATAGGCCTTGAAAAAGGCGGAGGTCCGGTCTTTGATCATCGACCAGTAGGGCTGAATCCAGGCATGGGAGAGTTCATAGGTGACAAATGCCCGGCGCCGGGAAAAGGTAAGCACATTATCCATCAATCCCGGATGCCCGGCGACCAGGCTGTCTATCGGGGTTGTTGCCATGAAACGGTACAGAGGGGCCTGGGCGGAGTAGTCGTATATGCCCACCCCCTGCAACCTGAAGGCGGCGAACAGGATAAAAAGGGTGGTCAACAACGGGAAGGCGAGATGTTTCAGCCTTAACTCCTCGATGGTTATCCTGAGGCAGGTTGCCAGGGCCAGACAGTAGAAAAGGTTGAGAGAAAACTGGAGATACCGCCGGGGCACAAACAGTTTCAGCAGAAAAAAGTTGGCAAAAAGATAGAGTATCAGCGAAGCAACAAAAAGATAGGCAAAAACACGAAAATCCGTAATGTCGATATCCTTCCATCGCCGAGTGACGGCGAAACCAACCAGCGCAACCACCAAGACCACACCGAACAAACCGGCCGTCAGTCCCCACTCCCGAAAAGGCAGGTTGAAAATCCAGGGACGGATCAACTCGTAAAAAAATGACGGCTGCGGCAGAAGCTCATAGCGGCCGGCGGCCGAATACTCTGCCAGTCCCTTCATCTCCGCCCGGGTGACCAGGTTGCCGAATTCCTGAGATTTGAAGAAAACATATTTCAGGGCCATCAATACAATTCCCGCCCCAACCGTAAGATTTGCCAGGAAGAGTCTGTTGAACTGTTTCCGCTGTGCACCGGTTGCCGCTTGCGGACGCAAAATCCTGTTCCCAATCAATCCACCATGGTTGTGGGCGATATAAAGGGCATGGGTCAGCAGACAAAGCAGAAAGATATAGGGATTGAATACCGACTGCAGCAATATAACTCCCCCGGCGGCCACCAGTCTTTGTCTGGCCAGGAAAAGCAGGTACCCGATCAGCAAAGGATAGGCAAAAGACTGGGGCAGACCGCCGGATATCTTCATCATGAAGCCGCCGAAGAGAAAATAAACGCATACCGCAAGAAGTGGAGTCAGTCTATCTCGGAACATGCCGCGGGCCAGAGAGTAAAGAAGCCCGGCCGTCAGAACATAGAGCAGGCCGGCCAGCACCTTGGTGAATTGCACCGGATTCATGAAATGTGATGCCGGCCAATATATGGCCTGTACGCCCCACGACACATAATTCCTGGCGTATCGGGCCAGGACGTCGCCCTGGTACAACCCCGGCTCCTGCCACTGCTGCATCCAGAAAATCTGCTGTCTGACATCGTCATTAATGACATAGGGTGAACTGATCGCACTCCAATGGGAGACGACATAGACAAAAAAGGCCGCGGAGAGCACATACCAGAGATCGCGGCGGCACTTACCAGATATGTCCTTCATGTTTTCATCGGATACGTTTTTCATTTTTCAACGGCCGAGAGGTCTCCTCCCGCCGACAACTGGCCCGGCCCTTCACCCATCAATATTTGATGAACCCGTAACAACCCGAAAGGCTTCAAATGCCACCCAATAAAATCAACAAGTACAAAACGAATCACGTCCGTGGAGCGGTAAACATTCAGTAACCCCCTCCTGTCGGGAAAGGGGTCTTCTTCTACCGACAGCCGCTCCATTGAGAAGGGCCGGCTGTTCATAAACAGGCTATCAAGCAGGAACTCGCTTCGCCGCAACGGCGATTCGGAAGCCATAAGCATATCCTGCCGAAGTTGTTTCAAATTCCGCTTTTGCCGTCACGGCCGCGGCTCAGGATCCGCTACACCGTTCGGTATAAGAAAACCCCTTTCCCGGTCCAACCTCAAACGTACGGGGTTTATCGAAACCTTACCCCCCTCTTTTTGCCGGCTCCACTTTACACCCCTGGTCCCGGGTGGTAAAGTTCTTGCCGATAATTCAACGTACGACTTCAAGAAACACGAGGTTCAGCCATGCAGATCACCATCACCTACTGTGCCAAGTGAAACTATCGCCCCCGCGCTTCCAGGCTGGAAGAAGAACTGCAACGGGAGTTCAATGCCCGGGTAACCCTTGTCGCCGGTTCCGGCGGCATATTCGAGGTCGAGGCCGACGGGCGGCCGGTCTTTTCCAAGGCCGGCCGGGGCCGCTTCCCGGATGACGGCGAGATAGTCGCCCTGCTCACCGGCAAATAAGGTCACCCCTTGTTGCTCCGCTCAAGGGTAGCGGCAACGCACCGGCGGCATTGCTCCCCGGCCCGCCCCTTTTCACGGTACTCGGCAAAACAGCGGAGCAGGTCCGCGCCGCCGCGCGGACACTCCTCGATAAAGGCGACAAACCTGGTCAACCGCTCGATGATCTCCGGCGGGGCCGCATGCTCGACCCGGCAGGCGCCCTGTTCGGCGATTTTTTCGTTAATGGCCAATACCTTGATGAAAAAATCCTTCAGGGCCCTGTGGCGGCGAATCACGTCCCTGGCCGCCTCCTTGCCCGCCCCGGTCATGGTGATCACCTCGTAGGGGGCATAGTTGATCAACCCCTTTCTGGCCAGGGTCTGCAGGGCCTCGGTCACCGAGGCGCGGCTCACCTTGAGCCGGCCGGCGATCTCCTTGCCCCGGGCCACCTTCTTCTCGGCGATTATATGAAAAATGACCTCGATATAATCCTCGAGGCTGGCGCTGAGCGATGTATTTGTCGCTGTCATTTCACCAGAGACTCCATGGTTGATGGGCTCGTAACAAAAAATTTTACCGCTGAGGACGCAGAGAAAACAGTTGACCAAGTCACGAAAAAAAATAACCCCGCTCACCGTGACAATCGCCGGGCGGGCAAGGTTTGACCCAAGGTTCCCTTTTCTTTGAAACAGCTGCAATTTA encodes the following:
- a CDS encoding metal-dependent transcriptional regulator; this encodes MTATNTSLSASLEDYIEVIFHIIAEKKVARGKEIAGRLKVSRASVTEALQTLARKGLINYAPYEVITMTGAGKEAARDVIRRHRALKDFFIKVLAINEKIAEQGACRVEHAAPPEIIERLTRFVAFIEECPRGGADLLRCFAEYREKGRAGEQCRRCVAATLERSNKG